One Equus asinus isolate D_3611 breed Donkey chromosome 26, EquAss-T2T_v2, whole genome shotgun sequence genomic window carries:
- the LOC106836144 gene encoding uncharacterized protein produces MPIHGPSAHGGSMPGLGLNGHAQGRHRSQDWSILRLTRPRPLVWDSGYLQGPRLTGVHPFRSPSDPTAIHCGPASGPQRGPVCPGLTTRECCHWGGGDGGSWGRGWGGEGQRWGSWRRWRQPPRDLRSPGPLQGKVEAPCTPAPLALPSSSPQAPIPTNHTLPEPSFLTLQPANQLRTRGPQALSGLTMPTPGAKQREREALRERARPLAVPRLGRCFPEVALAHVFQRVLQTLGRQEGTRKGRSAMIKKRKVALGQQDKLNCRIYGQFTTTHCQLSCLFWPPITSSGFCCFDWEVGPLGVRCVLGRS; encoded by the exons ATGCCCATCCATGGCCCAAGCGCCCACGGAGGGTCTATGCCTGGGTTGGGCCTCAATGGCCATGCCCAG GGGAGGCATCGGTCCCAGGATTGGTCTATTTTGCGGTTGACCCGACCCCGTCCCTTGGTGTGGGACTCGGGGTATCTTCAGGGCCCCCGGCTCACAGGAGTTCACCCCTTCCGATCCCCATCTGACCCCACAGCCATCCACTGCGGTCCCGCTTCGGGTCCACAGAGGGGCCCGGTGTGCCCGGGTCTCACCACCCGGGAATGCTGCCAttggggtggtggtgatggtggcagttggggcagaggctggggtggcGAGGGGCAGCGGTGGGGGTCATGGCGGCGGTGGAGGCAGCCGCCCAGAGATCTGCGATCTCCGGGACCATTGCAGGGGAAGGTGGAGGCGCCCTGCACGCCTGCCCCACTCgcactcccttcctcctctccccaggccccGATCCCCACCAACCACACTCTCCCGGAGCCCAGCTTCCTGACGCTGCAGCCGGCCAATCAACTGCGCACGCGCGGGCCGCAGGCCCTCTCTGGCCTCACAATGCCCACCCCCGGTGCTAAGCAACGCGAGCGCGAGGCTCTGAGGGAGCGGGCGCGCCCTCTGGCGGTGCCTAGGCTTGGCCGGTGCTTTCCTGAGGTGGCTCTGGCCCATGTTTTCCAGCGGGTCCTTCAGACACTTGGACGGCAGGAAGGAACAAGGAAGGGACGGAG TGCCATGATCAAGAAGAGGAAAGTGGCTTTGGGACAGCAGGATAAACTCAACTGCAGAATTTATGGCCAATTCACAACTACCCACTGCCAGCTGAGCTGTCTGTTTTGGCCTCCCATCACTTCATCTGGCTTCTGCTGTTTTGACTGGGAAGTTGGTCCCCTGGGGGTCAG GTGTGTTCTGGGGAGGTCATGA